In Cyanobacterium stanieri LEGE 03274, the following proteins share a genomic window:
- a CDS encoding L-lactate dehydrogenase has protein sequence MFDKILIPHSDSQKSSFIRPRKGVIIGLGQVGLACAYSLLIQDCFDELVLQDIAPEKLEGEIMDLSHGMPFISPTDLKMGTVAEEGKDADIVIITAGVAQREGESRLSLVERNINIYKKILADVVKYCPDSIILVVSNPVDIMTHATLKITGFPSSRVIGSGTVLDTARFRSLLAKEMGIDARSVHAYIIGEHGDSEVALWSMANVGGVKIVPHGWENLASDEQDFLSKIYHNVKNAAYEIIRRKGSTSYAIGLATTDIVKAIVNSQERILTVSGLMKGMYGIDDICLSIPRVINEKGILQTINLTLSPEEEKLLQNSATILKDIFKQLKI, from the coding sequence ATGTTTGATAAAATTTTAATTCCCCATTCCGACTCCCAGAAATCATCCTTTATTCGCCCCCGTAAAGGGGTAATCATCGGGCTAGGGCAAGTGGGTTTGGCTTGTGCCTATTCTTTGTTAATTCAAGACTGTTTTGATGAATTAGTTTTACAAGACATTGCCCCAGAAAAATTAGAAGGGGAAATTATGGATTTATCCCACGGAATGCCCTTTATTTCTCCTACGGATTTAAAAATGGGTACGGTGGCAGAGGAAGGAAAAGATGCAGACATCGTCATAATTACCGCAGGGGTTGCCCAAAGAGAAGGAGAAAGTCGTTTAAGTTTGGTTGAACGTAATATTAACATTTATAAAAAAATTCTCGCTGATGTGGTCAAATATTGTCCAGATTCGATTATTTTAGTGGTGAGTAATCCTGTGGATATTATGACCCATGCTACTCTGAAGATAACAGGTTTTCCTAGTTCTCGGGTAATAGGTTCTGGTACGGTGTTGGATACTGCTCGTTTTCGCTCTTTATTAGCCAAGGAAATGGGTATTGATGCTCGTAGTGTTCATGCTTATATCATAGGAGAGCATGGAGATAGTGAGGTAGCTTTATGGAGTATGGCTAATGTGGGAGGGGTGAAAATTGTACCCCATGGTTGGGAAAATCTTGCTAGTGATGAACAGGATTTTTTGTCAAAGATTTATCATAATGTGAAAAATGCTGCCTATGAAATTATCCGTCGTAAGGGCAGCACTTCCTATGCTATTGGTTTAGCTACTACTGATATTGTAAAGGCGATCGTTAATTCTCAAGAACGTATTTTAACGGTGAGTGGTTTAATGAAGGGAATGTATGGTATTGATGATATTTGCTTGAGCATTCCACGGGTAATTAATGAAAAAGGAATTTTACAAACCATAAATTTAACCCTTAGCCCTGAGGAAGAAAAATTATTACAAAATTCTGCAACTATTTTAAAGGATATATTTAAGCAGTTGAAGATATGA
- a CDS encoding TspO/MBR family protein gives MNNNSNLSSNNNKILNTIDTVMGVKEEKEINQQQEYPPLNGQKLLIYVMGTLAQIGFMTLTLWLINLGFKQLLEYNLDVRINTIIVSLFWIFFTIRSRLFSPLDNTRSRRQYDQVIRPKWAPPAFVFPIVWISIGVLRVVSSYLVWQELNQNFLALPLIIFTIHLALGDTWNTIFTVEGRYGLAVPVVIIGPLLSSFVLAYVYGQILPLAGWLIFPSCIWLMVASVLVINIWQLNQKD, from the coding sequence ATGAATAATAATTCTAATTTATCATCCAATAACAACAAAATTTTAAATACCATTGATACCGTAATGGGTGTCAAAGAAGAAAAAGAAATTAATCAACAACAAGAATATCCTCCTTTAAATGGACAAAAATTATTGATTTACGTAATGGGGACATTAGCTCAAATAGGCTTTATGACCTTAACTTTATGGTTAATTAACTTAGGTTTTAAACAACTACTTGAGTATAATCTTGACGTTAGAATCAACACTATTATTGTTAGTTTATTTTGGATTTTCTTCACCATCAGATCTCGGCTTTTTTCTCCCCTAGATAATACTCGCTCTCGCCGACAATATGATCAAGTAATACGTCCAAAATGGGCGCCCCCTGCCTTTGTATTTCCCATAGTCTGGATTAGCATTGGGGTTTTAAGGGTGGTTTCCTCTTATCTGGTGTGGCAGGAATTAAACCAAAATTTCTTAGCTTTACCTTTAATAATTTTTACCATCCATTTAGCCCTAGGAGACACTTGGAATACTATTTTTACCGTGGAAGGTAGATATGGTTTAGCTGTGCCTGTGGTAATCATCGGGCCATTATTATCATCTTTTGTTTTAGCCTATGTATATGGGCAAATTTTGCCCTTAGCGGGTTGGCTGATTTTCCCTTCCTGCATATGGTTAATGGTTGCTTCGGTATTGGTAATTAACATTTGGCAACTCAATCAGAAAGACTAG